The proteins below are encoded in one region of Halococcus saccharolyticus DSM 5350:
- a CDS encoding transcriptional regulator: MSRSALVGNVTAMLEDAGFLVSDRCAVRPKSFDVAARRGDELLLVKILGNIDAFDGTTGIEMRRLGSFLNATPLVIGLRTRDEELKPGVMYLRHGVPVLSPDTALDLFVEQVPPMIYAAPGGLYVNIDGEVLADEREDRDWSLGRLADELGVSRRTVSKYEDGMNASVEVAARMEDLLDAPLANPVDVLDGADEITEEDSTDATDAPETDDEGLVAVLTRVGFDVHPTTRAPFKAVSEDDGGAENVLTGHSAFTRTAEKRARIMSSLGTVTRTRSVYVVDDASRDAVDDTALIEHEEIAAIDDPDALRDLIRERAKSSA; encoded by the coding sequence ATGTCACGGTCCGCACTGGTCGGCAACGTGACCGCGATGCTGGAGGACGCGGGGTTCCTCGTCAGCGACCGGTGTGCGGTCCGCCCGAAGAGCTTCGATGTCGCCGCGCGTCGCGGTGACGAGCTCCTCCTCGTGAAGATCCTCGGCAACATCGACGCGTTCGACGGCACCACCGGGATCGAGATGCGCCGACTCGGCAGCTTCCTCAATGCGACGCCACTGGTCATCGGACTCCGGACGCGGGACGAGGAACTGAAACCGGGCGTGATGTATCTCCGCCACGGCGTGCCCGTGCTCAGTCCCGACACCGCCCTCGATCTGTTCGTCGAGCAGGTCCCGCCGATGATCTACGCTGCACCCGGCGGGCTCTACGTCAACATCGACGGCGAGGTGCTCGCCGACGAGCGCGAGGATCGCGACTGGAGCCTCGGGCGGCTTGCCGACGAACTGGGTGTTTCACGGCGCACGGTCTCGAAGTACGAGGACGGAATGAACGCCTCGGTCGAGGTCGCCGCACGAATGGAAGACCTCCTCGACGCGCCGCTCGCGAACCCGGTCGACGTGCTCGACGGCGCGGACGAGATCACAGAGGAGGATTCGACCGATGCGACCGACGCCCCCGAAACCGACGACGAGGGCCTCGTCGCGGTGCTGACGCGGGTCGGCTTCGACGTCCATCCGACGACCCGTGCGCCATTTAAAGCCGTCAGCGAGGACGACGGTGGAGCCGAGAACGTGCTGACTGGTCACTCCGCCTTCACGCGAACCGCGGAGAAACGCGCCCGGATCATGAGTTCGCTCGGCACGGTGACCCGCACCCGCTCGGTGTACGTCGTCGACGACGCCTCGCGTGACGCCGTCGACGACACCGCGCTGATCGAACACGAGGAGATCGCGGCGATCGACGATCCCGACGCCCTCCGTGATCTGATCCGCGAACGCGCGAAATCCTCCGCCTAA